GTTGTCGTAGGCGTACGCCGAGCGGAACGACGTGGCCGGCTTGATGTAACGCAGGCGGCGCATGATCTCGGACCGCGTGTGGAGGTCGAAGCCGGCCACCAGAGCAGGTCGCCGGCGCCGAGTCGGAGTCCGCTGCGATGCACGAGGAGATCCTTGATGGTGATCTCGCGCGTAACAAACGGGTCGTACATCGCGAACTGCGGGGAGATAGCGGATGACCGGGGCCGTCCTCCAGCTTCCCCTCTTCCACCCAGCATCCCGAGCGCGGTCGCGGTAAAGACCTTGGTGTTCGAGGCGATGCCGAAGCGCGTCACCGGGGACACGGGCGCGGCCTCTCCCCACCTTCTTCACGCCATACCCCTTGGCGACGACGACCCTGCCGTCCTGGATCACTGCGACGGCAACGCCAGGAGTCGGGAAGGTCTTGAGTGCGACCGCGACGATCGAGTCAACGGTGCGGAGCA
This genomic window from Gemmatimonadota bacterium contains:
- a CDS encoding serine hydrolase produces the protein MSPVTRFGIASNTKVFTATALGMLGGRGEAGGRPRSSAISPQFAMYDPFVTREITIKDLLVHRSGLRLGAGDLLWWPASTSTRGPRSCAACVTSSRPRRSARRTPTTTSSTSSPVK